The genomic region ACTTATTTGCTCTGGCTAGCTAGGGTTTCTCTCAAATGACCTAATTTCACTATACAAATTGTCTGCCTGTGTGTGTTTTTGTGGGTTTGTGGAGAGGCAGAGATTCTTGAGATCTTGTGCAGGTTTGCCTGAACTTTTTTTACATTTGCATTTGATCTAAAGTTAGCACACTAAGGCAAGCCTCATCTCCTGTAGGTAAAATTCCACTTATTTAACTTATAAATAGACAAAACACAAGGTAATTAATTTGTCCCTTTAGGTTTTTATGAGGCattgcatttttctttctcataaaTGCTTTCACGGGCCGAATCTTTCAGACTTTTCATGTACCGTATTGGATTTTTCTATCTCAATCATAGGGTACACATATGCACAGAGATAATCATTTTTGTCTTACATTTGGTAAAGTAACTGAGAAGGCCAGGCCTAAGAATTTCAATGGGGTTCAACAAAATATAACTCAGAACCTCTACCCCCATGCTTTTGCAAAAACAGCGAGGTGTAAGAGAAGATAATGTACTAGCAAACCAGAATACTATGGTTGtcttttcttgaaaagcttTACTTACTGAAGAATCTACCAGCAGATCACATCTTGGGTATCCTTTTCTTCTGGCATAATCTGAAGAATGATGAAAGCATGGATGTCTATCTTGCTTCTTTTGGTTTATAAACAAAGCAGGGGACTCGAACTTTGATTTGATCAAGTCGGAAGTATAAACGTATTTCGTCTTCTAATTCACTTTCTTGCACATTTCAAGAACAAGAAGATGAGGatgattaaagaaattattaggATGAAAAAGATAAGCATTTTGATCTTTATTTGCACAAAGAGATTTCTCGTTATATacttaaagaattaattaaggtTTTACCAACCtagttataaattatgaacatGGACGGAAaacgaatatgagaaactcGTATCTTAAAGCTGAAAATCACAGTAATTCAAACTTTGATTTGGAAAAGAAGACACTTTTTGTAGTTTGAAATCATCCTTTGCTTCATTTTGACCTGAATATTGTGAGTTCAATCCGAGAGATAGCCCTAGGTAGAGAAGTGTCTGTATATGtcctccttcaattgatgctaGAAGTCTCAAGCTCAATAAATAACTTGTTAAAGGAAAAATTTACGGGTAGTTACTTAACGGAAGTGCGATAAAGTGGCCACCAATTGAATAACCTATTGACGTTAAACATGTTTTTGTTCATTAAAACGTCACATAATTCTTTAATGCAAACGGCATTGCAGACGGACGCACAAAGCCTAtggttttaaattatgaaGTAATAGTGGTTTGGAGTTTGGCCCCCCTCTCTTTTGTTATGAAGCTCTAAATAGACAAGATTCCATAcagcttttatttttactgaGTACCTAAATAAGCAAAAACGTCACCGATTTGATTCTCAgaactcttttttcttctaagaCTTGCATTTGTCAGTTATCATCAATGAAAGGTATCAGGTGGGAGAATCCATTGACAAGGCCTTTGGTTACTTTCTATTTATGGTTTCTCTTTGTGAATACAATTATGTAAAAGCAATGGCAACGCAATAAGTTTGCTTTTCTAAAAAGGATCCGGAATCCGCTCGCGTTCAATTGTTGAAAGTGAGGTTTCAgtggggaaaaaaaaaaaaaaagagttagaGCTCTCTCTGGTGTATATTTAAAGTATGTGTGGGAGTGAAGAGGGAAGGGGTTTAGTCTTGGTAATAAGCAACTGGATATCACATGTTTCTCTCTAGAAAAGATATTTGAAATGTATTAATTTCAGGGCAATAAGGTTATAAGTTCGGACATAGCCGGAGccaattaaaagatatttggagtgtttatTGGCAATGTAACTTAAGTTATCTTAGTTAGATGTCTGTTTTTACCCTTTTGAAACTCAGTTTAGTTTGATTAAGTCTTGCTTTTTGATTCTGCTGGAGTTAGATGTCTCTTTGGCCAGCATCATCCAATGAGATGGTTTATCCTTgcccaaaaaataataataaaaaatcaacagACTTGAATCTAGTTTCTTAGCATCATTATCGTATTTTTGTGTGATTATCATTTACCAAAAGAAGTATTGTAGTTTCTTGCAAGTTTATAAGATCAGGACGTTCTTCCAAATAAATAAGCTGTCATGAATGAATTGTATAATATCCATATATACGTTCACAACATTAACTTGTTTAGTGTTgaataaactaattttcaaGCTCAATTAATGTCATATCTATTTTATAGCAAGTTATAAAACTAACATCAttcacattaaaaataattttattttcttactaataacaattataacatatttaaagttctatcttttattattgtttcatAAAATAACAGAGAAAATACAACAATTTGTTAGCTACCATTTACTATTATTTCCTAAAATATAACAACTCTAAAACattgaaaattctattaaaatatcatttattaaattgttaatatatgcatataatctattattgttattattatagttaCATAGAGCTTTTAAGTAAGCTTATATTtcagaatttatatatataaatatatatatcataatagaaagagttttaataaatttttggtGAGACTACAAAATAACTGTGGATTATGAATCCTTGTTATCTAGCTAGTAGTGGAGAAGCCACAATTCTAAATCTTTACCCATCCCTCTTGTTGAATTACATTGCCGCTTTTGTTTAGAAGGGTATTCGACTCTTATTCTAaccatttttttccttaatagATCGTCGTTCAAGACTGATAAAGAagttttgaatttataaattaatactataacTTCAAACGGAAGAATATCTGATcgttcaataattaaataaagattgAAAAGTATAATATGTATGTCAATAAtgagaaaattattttctcttgcATATCATTATGTGAGAAGAACCAGAAATTACTTGCAGATTGAAGAAACTTTAATTAGAAGAAGGAAGGATTTCAAGACACGTCACACTCTCTTTTAGCATTCCACCTTTAGTCTTTAGGTTATGCAAATTTTCATCCACTCAAGTAACTAAAtcacatattagaaaataatattcagTTTCAATTGCCACTTCTACTTTAGAATATCGTCACTTTAGATTTAACTTACTCCAATATGTCACGATTCTCTGATTTATAGCATTTTGCATCGCAATATAAATTACTCGTCCAAAGATCATCAAAGGAATATCAATGTTGAAAATATAGCCAATTTTCAACTAAAAATagcttaattattaattaaattctcaattttatatcttttaataacttttctcagtcttttgaaaaaaattaaaatagattctcatatttttaatttatttttaaaaatattttcgaatgataatttttaaaattttatagtgaAAAAAACGACATAATTGGACttactaagaaaaataaaattataattaagcaAAAAACTCATTGTTATTTAGGTGTGTCCTCCATCTAATTGGTTGAAAGTTAATATTGATGGCTCAGCTTTTGGCTCTCCGGGTGTTGCAGGAGTGGGTGGAATTATAGAGACTTGGTTAAGGGTTGTTTTGGTCTTCCTCTTGGCACTTCTTATACTTgcattacaaaaattaaagctGCTATTTATGTTGTCGATAGAGTGTTTCATCTTGGTTGGTTAAATATCTGATTAGAAACTGATTCTCTATACGTTGTTCATCTAATTCGGAACAGAAGCAGTCATGTTCCTTGGTCGCTTCTTGTTGATTGGTCCCGTTGTCTTTCTCTTGTTGATTAGATACACAATTAATTGTTACTCATATTTTTTGAGAAAGTAATAAAGTTGCAGATAGATTAGCTAAAGAGGCTATTTCTTTGCCTGGTCCTTTATGGTCATTTCATGTTCTTGATTTTTGTATTCCTTTAGTCAGTTTTAATGGCCAAGgtagagagaattttaatttctcttaattatattttttatgtatttttttattaataaattttttagaaaatgcTTCGTGATGTTTGGTGCTACGAGAATGATAATCTAATTGGAATGCTCAGATACATCTATAAAAGAATCCTCTAGTTTTATTCAGAAAAAAACTTgttatatcattttattttttatgaaaaaatttcattgaaaatgattttgggagtaaattaaaaatataaatatttatttttaaattttaaaataatcattcCTTTTTTGCTATGTTGGGGCATAGATGTGCCAGTATTCATACAGTTTAAAAGAAGataatttgattttgtatattaattttgtaaaacgTCATAGAATTGAAATTGCAGCTAGCCAGCCGTTGTTGAATGAGTGTATGAAAAGTATTGAAATGCGGTTAGGgatgttaaaataattgaataaagtataaaattgagaattttaattaatagttaAGTCACATAATTCCTAGTAACCCTAACAAGTAAGAAGATTGAGAGACAATAGGGATCTGTCAGAATAGGTAATCTCTTTTGCTATTCAATTTTATGCATTAGGTTAGACCTAGCAACCCGACAGGACATGAGCTCCGCGACATGAATGACTTCCCATTTGTAAAATACTCATGCTAGTAGCCATATTGACTTGCATTATTCTTATTTTCCTTGGATAACAAAATGGTAGCCGGGTTATCATATTAGTTAAAAATCAaagattattattactatACATTATCCAAGTGCAACATTTTAGACATGAAAATTCACTACTTCCGATGAGGCAAAATTTTCCTACATATATAAGACTGAtcataaataaacatttcTTTACAAGGCCTTCATTGACATATCCAAGATGAATGGTTACTTGACAGGACTACAACTATCTCCTACGTTTTGGGTTGTTACTTCGCATTTTCCATTTGCTTTCCAGCAACCATGTCTAACACTTCTAATCAGCAGCAACCGACAATGGAAGAGATCTTGCAATCATGTATGCATGTGTTATGTCACATATACAAGGGAAATATCTCTACTGTTGTGTTGGATTTCCTGCTGTGCTCCCATGGTCGTCTTTTTAACAATAGAACATTACTCTCTTCACATTTTCCTTCAAGGCTGGCAATGGCCGGACTCCAGTTTCTCCAGCTGCTCGTGTTCCCCTGGTACCTGTTGAGCCGTTATCCTGCATTTCTGGCTCCATGTAAAACCGGGCACGAAAAGCAGCTAAATGCGCATAGTATGCCGGAGGTACTGCATGGAAACCATCAATCAGTCAATCTAATTCCGAGAAGTAAGCAAATTGACTGGAATTCCaacaaaaaatgaaatagaggATCCAGATTCCTTTTAGTTTAGCACTGCTGTTTTGCACTGCACTTGCTATAAGTTTCATTTCGAAGTGCACCTACTATGAACATTATTAGGGAGACAAGTCTGTAGGAAACATTAGTTAAGTTTGGTATTAAACTAAAATGGCTAGTCCATAACTAACTTTTTTCCTTGTTCTTTGGGGAAATTCGTCAAAAGGCCAATACCAGTAGCAAATGAACTGGTATTAGATACTAATGCACAATAAACCCTACCAACGGAAACGGAGCGAGTACACCTTGCATATGTGTAACACAGATTGTTTGTCAAAGACTGGATTCCATCTGCAGTGAAGTTGTTCTCATCCCACAGAACATGGTAGTGAGCAGGCCTACTAGTCCCCtgttatattaaaaaacaactaGTTAATTTCAATTGCAAAAGACCACATGCCTCGCGAATCGCGTATAATCTTATTGTAGAACTAGTACATGCAAGGGCCTAAAAGTTAAAAGGGCATTTCCAACACAGGGAATGAGTCTAATATGGGCAATTGGCAACCTGTTCTTCTGCCTTTCTGGCTTTGACAGTGTCTACTGACCAGTGCGAGacattataaaaaatgtaGATTGGCTTAGCACTTAATTGTGTCATAAATTAAACAGTAATTACGAGTATTAAATTGTTTAGTACAATGCACATATAGCAGAGTGCGAGATTTTCTACCTGAATACCAGCATGGCTACAGAGGTAAAAATCGAATTCTGTCGGATGACAGATTTTAGAATCAACCACAGTGCCtgagaaataaaagaatgcCATCAGAAAAATAATTGGATAACGAAAAGAAATGCAAAATATAGAAACAGGACAGTACACCTTTGTGCACATATACAACAAGAAACATTTAACTTTACCAGGTAATATGTTCCCACTCTTGTCTGTGCTACTCCTATCCCTATGGTTGTTAGCAAACAATCGAGTATGGTGGCGTTTTTGTACAACAATGAAAGTCACAGGAGGTTGATAGTTTGGTTCTAGAGAAGCACAGGCCTGCAAgaaaaagtttatatattaGAACCAGTATCCTTTAAACCTTATTCCGAAATATTTAAGGGAACAGGAAACATAAAATGTCATTTTCACCTTTCTTATTGCATCTAATTCATAAAGCAGAACTTGATAAAATTGCCCTTCACTAACACCGTCCCTGctcaaaataaaattgcatAAGCATCGCTGCCAATATTAAATGTGTTAAGATGTATATACATGTCATATGCACATATAGGATACAACATTCCGATTTGCATGTGCAATTCCATGTGTATGCATGTGAGCATTCATTTCTGGTTACATTGACTGAATAGAGCAGTCATAGAAAGTACAAGTTCTTTATCAATGTTAGTGTgcattttattagaaaattttgcCTGGAATATTAACCTGTAAAATATAATCCTTAGCGGTTTCTGGCCTGTTGCCTTCCGAAACGAGACCAGAAGATCTCTACAAAAACAGAACTGCTTTATTAGTCAAATAATGAAACTTAAATAGAACATTGCAACGAAAAACAAAAACCCGATCAGAACAGTGTCCACAGGAACTGAATTTCCTCTCTACCTGATCATGCCACCACTAACAGTACCACGAACAGGATCTTGCCATGTTTTGTACAAGTCCTGTATGAGTTCTTGCCTGTGAGCCTGAGCACAAACTAATCCAGCATATTTTGTCACTTCAGGCCAGTCCTGTGAAGCTACTACCTAGAATAGGAGcaatatctatatttataagtaaCCCTATCTTCAAACTTGGAGGGTAAAACAGTTGTAATGAAATGTCAAATTGGTACGAGATCATACAGCTGCAATTGAGGGGCTTGAATCCTCCCCATTCTCTGGGTGAGTCACGTCTGCTCCGAATATAATGGTTGGTATGTCACTAACTAATGGTATTCTACAGCTTATGGCGTCCAAAAGGACAGTATTTCTGCCACCCATCTGCATCAAAGATATAGGATAACTTCAATGTCAATAATCTGGGACAATGGAtgatacaaatataaaattaattcaaggATACTTTTAAGAATTGAACAAAAGTTCACAATGACCACAACTATAGCATATATCAAGGAGAAAAACAAATAGATGCATGCATTACCATGATCATCCTAGTTAATATATAAGTGCATTGTAGAAGTATAAATCCATTTATAAGAATAGCACTCATGATTCAGGACTTGGTTAAAACATTTGCAAAGAATCTTGCATATCAAAAGAATTAATCTAACCTTAACGTTAATCTTAAGGGACACATTAGCCAGATACTGCTTGCTGATCTTGAAGACATGTTTTGTAAGACAGCATTGTGATATTAAACCAAGATCCGTTTCACAGATCCTTTTGAGATCACCTGTAAATGAAGaatcatatcaaaataaaaacagcAGCTCTAAATTACATATTAAGGGTTTACTTTCCATTAATCAAGTAAATCAAGCACAAACTGAAAATAAACCCCCAAAAAAACCAAACTATGCATTATGTAGAGTTGCCAGAATACACACATATTAACAGTATAATATCGAAAACATGTCAAACCATATAGGGTGCCATTGTTGTCAGGTAGAATAGCTAATAAAAGCTCCAGCTCTTTTCCTTTGGTTTTGTTCATGGAAGCATGATAAACATGCTTCAAAGCTTTCTCAACTTGCTCAGGCCTGGCACTGTAAATTGGGATAACAGGCTCTGGATTGAATTCCTATGGAACAACAATAAATCAACAATCTAATCCAAAAGTGGACGAGGAGGAAATAAAGAAGAGTTTGATAATGTAAAGTGTGGAAATTAGAAGATGGTTAAATGAATACCATGCCAGACACTTGGCACATCTGAGCAAGTTCACTGCAAAACCCACGAGCAACACTCTCTTGCACACTCCTTGAAAAGTTAATACAAGCCCACCTACTTACAGTCATCCCATTGATCATTTTCTGTACAAATGAGAAGCAAGAGACCAAGAAATCAATATCggaattttgaaaaatctggtaaacaaaaatgaaagtgCAATGAATCCCAGCATCTGGAGTCTCCTAGCATCGTAGAAAGATTGGAATGTCCAAGTACAATACCTTGTTCATCATATTCCATTGGCCAACCTGAGGCAAGCAATCCTTTTCCTTTCCAGTATCATGATATTTCAGCTGCAGTACAAGTGTAATGAGAtgatttaaaatgaataaaattgataatctAGCCCTAATTTACACAgacattattaataaaagtgaTTTCATACCCAAGGGGCAGGGAGAATTCGAGCCTCAACAGAAGCTAGCTTTTCGCTGATTTTAATTCCAAATTCCTTTGCATAAGGGTCTTGATCATAAGCATTATGCTGAACTGTCTGCTTGTTTACAGGGGAAATGATGTCATAAATTCAACAAAACACATGACATATACGATAAATGTCATTGCTTGTATCGCTAGGCAACAATTTTAGCAACACAATATTCCAGTATTTCCACTAATTGCAATAACAACATTAAGTACCTGTAAAATGTCATTTTCCCGGTCCCTAGGTCGTTGGCATGTAACTTTCAACAGGGCAGTAATTTGCCTCTCATTCAGCCTTTTTGTATATCTTTGCCCCTCTACAATTTTGCAAGCCTGGTAAGCCATCTCAGATTACATTAGCTTTTGTAAAGAAAGGGAGCTGAAACTATATTAACAAATGGAAACAAAACGTATCTCATTGACCTTAACATACCTCCATTGGTAGATAGTTGGCTTTCTTCTGGTTTCCTACTTGAAGGCAAGGTAGATGTGTATGTTGAATGGTAAAGCCATACATTTCTTGGAAATATTCTACTACTGACTTCATAGTTGAGTTATCATCAACAGGAAatctaaaacaagaaaaacttTGAAATCAGAATGCTACAAGAATTTACCAATATTAGagaatttcttataaaatagaaaatcaaacaGAAAAAATCTGCCTCACTTGCACACTGAATAACCTATAATTATCTATCAACTTATCGTattttctggaaagaaaaaagaaatcaatctACAGACTCCAGTGATCAGATAATGCAAAAGGCAAATATAAAGAGAGATCTAAAACTTACACAAGTTCTCTCGTAGGTTGAGATGTCAATCCTGAGACACGATACTTTCTTCGTACATTTC from Ricinus communis isolate WT05 ecotype wild-type chromosome 9, ASM1957865v1, whole genome shotgun sequence harbors:
- the LOC8280216 gene encoding protein argonaute 10, whose amino-acid sequence is MPIRQMKESSEQHLVLKTHLQNTMNQPQKHHKIAQNGKGPPQSQETHNSKPQNQTSPPTKNRGRRRGRGGRKSDQGDVFTRPSSRPCTVVHKPVNQAGGLLANAPNGNSGNICEMEMGLGFPTSSKSLTYARRPGYGQLGTKCIVKANHFFAELLDKDLNQYDVTITPEVASRTTNRAIMAELVRLYKESDLGMRLPAYDGRKSLYTSGELPFAWKEFIIKLVDEDDGVNGPKREREYKVVIKFVARANMHHLGQFLAGKRADAPQEALQILDIVLRELSTRRYCPVGRSFFSPDIRAPQRLGDGLESWCGFYQSIRPTQMGLSLNIDMASAAFIEPLPVIELVAQLLGKDVLSRPLSDADRIKIKKALRGVKVEVTHRGNVRRKYRVSGLTSQPTRELVFPVDDNSTMKSVVEYFQEMYGFTIQHTHLPCLQVGNQKKANYLPMEACKIVEGQRYTKRLNERQITALLKVTCQRPRDRENDILQTVQHNAYDQDPYAKEFGIKISEKLASVEARILPAPWLKYHDTGKEKDCLPQVGQWNMMNKKMINGMTVSRWACINFSRSVQESVARGFCSELAQMCQVSGMEFNPEPVIPIYSARPEQVEKALKHVYHASMNKTKGKELELLLAILPDNNGTLYGDLKRICETDLGLISQCCLTKHVFKISKQYLANVSLKINVKMGGRNTVLLDAISCRIPLVSDIPTIIFGADVTHPENGEDSSPSIAAVVASQDWPEVTKYAGLVCAQAHRQELIQDLYKTWQDPVRGTVSGGMIRDLLVSFRKATGQKPLRIIFYRDGVSEGQFYQVLLYELDAIRKACASLEPNYQPPVTFIVVQKRHHTRLFANNHRDRSSTDKSGNILPGTVVDSKICHPTEFDFYLCSHAGIQGTSRPAHYHVLWDENNFTADGIQSLTNNLCYTYARCTRSVSVVPPAYYAHLAAFRARFYMEPEMQDNGSTGTRGTRAAGETGVRPLPALKENVKRVMFYC